One Streptomyces sp. NBC_00554 DNA segment encodes these proteins:
- a CDS encoding SigE family RNA polymerase sigma factor, with product MPVIAPMPAARPARLPNQRDGAEDSTAAGTTVDHLTETYRAHYRSLLGLAALLLDDTASCEDVVQEAFIRVHSARKRVRDPEKTLAYLRQTVVNLSRSALRRRILGLKLLSKPMPDMASAEEGAYDQLERDALIKAMKGLQRRQREVLVLRYFADMTEAQVAETLGVSLGSVKAYGSRGIAALRVAMEAPA from the coding sequence ATGCCGGTGATCGCGCCCATGCCCGCAGCGCGGCCCGCCCGCCTACCGAACCAGCGCGACGGCGCCGAGGACAGCACGGCCGCCGGAACCACCGTCGACCATCTCACCGAGACCTACCGCGCCCACTACCGGTCGCTCCTGGGCCTCGCGGCGCTCCTGCTGGACGACACCGCGTCGTGCGAGGACGTCGTCCAGGAGGCCTTCATCCGGGTGCACTCGGCGCGCAAGCGCGTCCGCGACCCGGAGAAGACGCTCGCGTATCTGCGCCAGACCGTCGTGAACCTCTCGCGGTCCGCCCTGCGTCGGCGCATCCTCGGCCTCAAGCTCCTCTCCAAGCCGATGCCCGACATGGCGAGCGCCGAGGAAGGCGCCTACGACCAGTTGGAGCGCGACGCGCTGATCAAGGCGATGAAGGGACTCCAGCGCCGCCAGCGCGAGGTCCTGGTGCTGCGTTACTTCGCGGACATGACCGAGGCGCAGGTCGCTGAGACGCTCGGGGTGTCGCTGGGGTCGGTCAAGGCGTACGGCTCGCGCGGCATAGCAGCGCTCCGTGTCGCCATGGAGGCTCCGGCATGA
- a CDS encoding aspartate-semialdehyde dehydrogenase, protein MARTGSRTERPTRTEQPTLAVVGATGAVGTVMLQILSQHADIWGEIRLIASPRSVGRKLNLRGEEVEVVALTEEAFDGVDVAMFDVPDEVAAQWAPIAAAKGVVVVDNSGAFRMDPDVPLVVPEVNPHAARVRPRGIISNPNCTTLSMIVALGALHAEFGLRELVVSSYQAVSGAGRAGIDTLRQQLSLVAGTELGTKPGDVRRAVGDNTGPFPEPVALNVVPWSGSLAEDGFSSEEMKVRNESRKILGLPTLPVAVTCVRVPVVTTHSLTVHARFQAEVTVDKAREILATAPGVVLFDNPAAGEFPTPADVVGTDPTWVGRVRRSLDDSTALELFVCGDNLRKGAALNTAQIAELVAAEITRL, encoded by the coding sequence ATGGCCCGTACCGGGTCGCGAACCGAACGACCGACGCGGACCGAACAGCCGACGCTCGCTGTCGTGGGTGCGACCGGAGCCGTCGGCACGGTCATGCTCCAGATCCTGTCCCAGCACGCGGACATCTGGGGCGAGATCCGTCTCATCGCCTCTCCGCGCTCGGTCGGCCGCAAGCTGAACCTGCGCGGCGAGGAGGTCGAGGTCGTCGCCCTGACGGAGGAGGCCTTCGACGGCGTCGACGTCGCCATGTTCGACGTACCCGACGAGGTGGCCGCCCAGTGGGCGCCGATCGCCGCCGCCAAGGGCGTGGTCGTCGTCGACAACTCCGGCGCCTTCCGGATGGACCCGGACGTGCCCCTCGTCGTACCCGAGGTGAATCCGCACGCGGCGCGCGTGCGCCCGCGCGGGATCATCTCCAACCCGAACTGCACGACCCTCTCCATGATCGTGGCCCTCGGCGCGCTGCACGCCGAGTTCGGGCTCCGCGAGCTGGTGGTATCCAGCTATCAGGCGGTGAGCGGGGCGGGCCGCGCGGGCATCGACACCCTGCGGCAGCAGCTGTCGCTGGTCGCCGGTACGGAACTGGGGACCAAGCCCGGTGACGTACGGCGGGCGGTGGGCGACAACACCGGACCGTTCCCGGAGCCGGTCGCGCTGAACGTGGTGCCGTGGTCCGGGTCCCTCGCCGAGGACGGTTTCTCCTCCGAGGAGATGAAGGTACGCAACGAGTCCCGCAAGATCCTCGGGCTCCCCACGCTGCCGGTGGCCGTGACGTGCGTACGCGTCCCCGTCGTCACCACGCACTCCCTCACCGTCCACGCCCGCTTCCAGGCCGAGGTCACCGTCGACAAGGCGCGGGAGATCCTCGCCACGGCGCCCGGGGTGGTGCTGTTCGACAACCCGGCCGCCGGTGAATTCCCCACCCCCGCCGATGTGGTGGGCACCGATCCGACCTGGGTCGGCCGGGTACGCCGCTCGCTGGACGATTCGACGGCACTCGAACTGTTTGTCTGCGGGGACAACCTGCGCAAAGGTGCTGCATTGAACACGGCGCAGATCGCGGAGCTCGTGGCGGCGGAGATCACGAGGCTTTAA
- a CDS encoding (2Fe-2S) ferredoxin domain-containing protein, whose translation MTVNAPRQRSRTVAVGAAASRPCTLVVCRGCCCGNPRKYPADDHTWQLERLRAGAEASGGRFAVRTSDCLGPCDQANVVVVQPSGAGRRGGGQVTWIGFAMGDDCTEELIEWAAAGGPGIAQPPATLELQFVRPPREARARARR comes from the coding sequence GTGACAGTCAACGCCCCGCGCCAGCGGTCCCGTACGGTCGCCGTCGGGGCCGCCGCGTCCCGCCCCTGCACCCTGGTCGTCTGCCGGGGGTGCTGCTGCGGCAACCCGCGGAAGTACCCGGCCGACGACCACACCTGGCAGCTGGAGCGGCTGCGCGCCGGGGCGGAGGCGTCCGGGGGGCGGTTCGCCGTGCGGACCTCGGACTGTCTCGGGCCGTGCGACCAGGCCAATGTCGTCGTCGTACAGCCCTCGGGGGCCGGGCGGCGCGGCGGTGGGCAGGTGACCTGGATCGGGTTCGCGATGGGGGACGACTGCACCGAGGAACTCATCGAGTGGGCGGCCGCCGGTGGGCCGGGGATCGCGCAACCGCCGGCCACGCTGGAGTTGCAGTTCGTCCGGCCGCCGCGGGAGGCACGGGCGCGGGCGCGCCGGTGA
- a CDS encoding prolyl oligopeptidase family serine peptidase, whose amino-acid sequence MTESKGSMPDWEKRFRAPRVSLPDWAEDAPHRSLFVSNATGTYELYAWDRVTGEQRQVTDRANGTTDGVLSPDGEWIWWFDDKDGDEFGIWRRQRFDGSHTSQGSDGSDEPAAPGLEPSYPGGLAIGRDGRTAVVGRSTDEDGSTIHVVRTGEDPVEIYRHRESAGVGDLSHDGSLIVVEHTEHGDAMHSALRVLRPDGSAVTELDDTKGGTVELGLEVLGFAPVDGDTRLLIGHQRRGRWEPMVWDVATGEETDLALDLPGDVGAEWYPDGSALLVAHSFEARSDLWRYDLASRELLPVPTPAGSVSGATARPDGSVEYLWSSAAEPSVVRSTTGEVVLDPPGMKSPGSVPVEDVWVEGPGGRVHALVQKPAGVTGPLPTVFDIHGGPTWHDSDSFAAGPAAWVDHGYAVVRVNYRGSTGYGREWTDALKHRVGLIELEDIAAVREWAVTSGLADPDRLILTGGSWGGYLTLLGLGMQPDAWTLGIAAVPVADYVTAYHDEMEALKAMDRTLLGGTPEEVPERFEASSPLTYVDAVKAPVYISAGVNDPRCPIRQVENYVDRLTARDAVHEVYRYDAGHGSLVVDERIKQVRLELDFAERHLGG is encoded by the coding sequence ATGACTGAGAGCAAGGGGTCCATGCCGGACTGGGAGAAGCGCTTCCGGGCGCCGCGGGTGTCGCTGCCGGACTGGGCGGAGGACGCACCGCACCGCTCGCTGTTCGTCTCGAACGCGACGGGGACGTACGAGTTGTACGCGTGGGACCGGGTGACGGGGGAGCAGCGCCAGGTCACGGACCGGGCGAACGGTACGACGGACGGGGTGCTCTCGCCCGACGGCGAGTGGATCTGGTGGTTCGACGACAAGGACGGGGACGAGTTCGGCATCTGGCGCCGACAGCGCTTCGACGGTTCGCACACCTCCCAGGGCTCCGACGGCTCCGACGAGCCCGCGGCCCCGGGCCTTGAGCCCTCGTACCCCGGTGGACTCGCGATCGGCCGGGACGGGCGTACGGCCGTCGTGGGGCGGTCCACGGACGAGGACGGTTCGACGATCCATGTGGTGCGGACCGGCGAGGACCCCGTGGAGATCTACCGTCACCGGGAATCCGCCGGCGTCGGTGACCTCTCGCACGACGGCTCGCTGATCGTCGTCGAGCACACCGAGCACGGCGACGCGATGCACTCGGCGCTGCGGGTGCTGCGCCCGGACGGTTCGGCGGTCACGGAGCTCGACGACACCAAGGGCGGCACGGTCGAGCTGGGCCTCGAGGTGCTGGGCTTCGCCCCGGTCGACGGGGACACACGGCTGCTCATCGGGCACCAGCGGCGCGGTCGTTGGGAGCCGATGGTGTGGGACGTCGCGACCGGCGAGGAGACGGACCTCGCCCTCGACCTTCCCGGTGATGTGGGCGCCGAGTGGTATCCGGACGGTTCCGCGCTGCTCGTCGCGCACAGCTTCGAGGCCCGCAGCGACCTGTGGCGCTATGACCTGGCGTCCCGTGAGCTGCTCCCCGTGCCGACCCCGGCGGGCTCGGTGTCCGGGGCGACGGCGCGGCCCGACGGAAGCGTGGAGTACCTGTGGTCGTCGGCGGCCGAGCCGTCCGTGGTCCGCTCCACCACGGGTGAGGTGGTCCTGGACCCGCCGGGCATGAAGTCCCCGGGATCCGTCCCGGTGGAGGACGTCTGGGTGGAGGGCCCCGGCGGTCGCGTCCACGCCCTGGTCCAGAAGCCGGCGGGCGTGACCGGCCCGCTCCCCACCGTCTTCGACATCCACGGTGGTCCGACCTGGCACGACAGCGACTCGTTCGCGGCGGGGCCGGCGGCGTGGGTGGACCACGGGTACGCGGTGGTGAGGGTCAACTACCGGGGTTCCACCGGGTACGGGCGTGAGTGGACGGACGCGCTCAAGCACCGTGTCGGTCTCATCGAGCTGGAGGACATCGCGGCGGTCCGCGAATGGGCGGTCACGTCCGGACTCGCCGACCCCGACCGCCTGATCCTCACCGGCGGGTCCTGGGGCGGCTACCTCACGCTGCTCGGCCTCGGCATGCAGCCGGACGCCTGGACGCTCGGTATCGCCGCCGTTCCGGTCGCCGACTATGTCACGGCGTACCACGACGAGATGGAAGCGCTGAAGGCCATGGACCGGACGCTGCTGGGCGGCACCCCGGAGGAGGTCCCGGAGCGCTTCGAGGCGTCGTCCCCCCTCACGTACGTCGACGCCGTGAAGGCGCCGGTCTACATCTCGGCGGGCGTCAACGACCCCCGCTGCCCCATCCGCCAGGTCGAGAACTACGTCGACCGCCTCACCGCCCGCGACGCCGTCCACGAGGTCTACCGCTACGACGCGGGCCACGGTTCCCTGGTCGTGGACGAGCGCATCAAGCAGGTCCGCCTGGAACTGGACTTCGCGGAGAGGCACCTCGGGGGCTAG
- a CDS encoding nuclear transport factor 2 family protein, whose product MTDLRKTVESYWATADARDWAAFADMLAEDVVYTLPQTREVIHGRERFVQFNREYPGDWHVRIERVVAEPGQAVTWILVTVGLEEMHAITFFTADESGRIASITDFWPEPYEPPPGREHLVERY is encoded by the coding sequence ATGACCGATCTGCGCAAGACAGTCGAGAGCTACTGGGCCACCGCCGACGCCCGGGACTGGGCGGCGTTCGCGGACATGCTGGCCGAGGACGTCGTGTACACGCTGCCTCAGACGCGGGAGGTGATCCACGGCAGGGAGCGGTTCGTCCAGTTCAACCGCGAGTATCCGGGCGACTGGCATGTCCGGATCGAACGTGTCGTCGCCGAGCCCGGCCAGGCAGTCACCTGGATCCTCGTCACGGTGGGCCTGGAGGAGATGCACGCGATCACGTTCTTCACGGCGGACGAGTCCGGTCGAATAGCCTCCATCACCGACTTCTGGCCGGAGCCGTACGAGCCCCCGCCGGGGCGCGAGCACCTCGTCGAGCGGTACTGA
- a CDS encoding GNAT family N-acetyltransferase produces the protein MTAYPDRSLTAADRLPAPVANHLAFMAAHRGSVEITADTLALEGDEEFFSWWAPLGEDVPIPAGAKTVRVFPFSGNGWPARLEQAGFKRAGELSYLRAPAAPDGPELPDGVTLTVVDDDGQAREFALTQAAGFAEPGDTPEQTAWWEEDFTRNALRNYTRADQTFYLLRSEGEGAAVALALHSHGLAGIYAVATRPAHRGRRYAGLLLTAISAEAHERGEQLALQTEVGSTAERLYLRSGFTEDFRTPLYVRH, from the coding sequence ATGACCGCGTACCCCGACCGTTCCCTCACCGCGGCGGACCGGCTGCCCGCGCCCGTCGCCAATCACCTCGCCTTCATGGCGGCACACCGCGGATCGGTGGAGATCACCGCCGACACCCTTGCCCTGGAGGGCGATGAGGAGTTCTTCTCGTGGTGGGCCCCGCTCGGCGAGGACGTGCCGATTCCGGCCGGGGCGAAGACGGTCCGGGTGTTCCCCTTCAGCGGAAACGGCTGGCCGGCCCGCCTTGAGCAGGCCGGGTTCAAGCGGGCCGGGGAACTGTCCTACCTGCGCGCTCCCGCCGCGCCCGACGGGCCGGAGCTGCCCGACGGTGTCACGCTGACCGTCGTCGACGACGACGGACAGGCGCGGGAGTTCGCCCTGACCCAAGCGGCCGGATTCGCCGAGCCCGGCGACACCCCCGAACAGACCGCCTGGTGGGAGGAGGACTTCACCCGGAACGCCCTGCGCAACTACACCCGTGCCGACCAGACCTTCTACCTCCTGCGGTCCGAGGGCGAAGGAGCCGCCGTCGCGCTGGCCCTGCACTCCCACGGCCTCGCGGGCATCTACGCCGTCGCCACCCGCCCCGCCCACCGGGGCCGCCGTTACGCCGGTCTGCTCCTCACCGCCATCAGCGCCGAGGCCCACGAGCGCGGCGAACAGCTCGCCCTGCAGACCGAGGTCGGCTCCACCGCCGAACGCCTCTACCTCAGGTCGGGGTTCACCGAGGACTTCCGCACACCCCTCTACGTACGACACTGA
- a CDS encoding phytase, producing MRAHRTPRRAAALALGTALVSLLATSPAGAGTSGLPVVTATSEAAALYDDEAGGNSDADDPAIWRNAADPGRSLVVATAKEGGLKVYDLGARLVQSLSAPKPPAEDDAPGRFNNVDLVSGLRTSAGRTDVAVVTDRGNDRLRIYRIDLSRPGGPLTDVTDPAAAPVFSADQSEINDQRTAYGLATWTNKATGRTYALVSQRERTRLALLELVPAAGGKVGYRKVRTLDLPSSFKLPDGTSWSACAEPGELPQVEGMVVDPATGTLYAGQEDIGIWRLRADLTGKPVLVDRTKEFGVPGVYDEATEECVLGADPGYGGKRLSADVEGLTLLQQRGGAGYLLASSQGDNTFALYDRDVRKSNAYEGGFRVGAASETLDSVEECDGAAILNAPLGKRYPRGLLVVQDGQETPEVPDGEGGTRTATGFKFVDLGAVVDAAGL from the coding sequence GTGAGAGCGCACCGCACCCCACGGAGAGCCGCGGCCCTCGCCCTGGGCACCGCACTCGTCAGCCTCCTCGCGACGTCCCCCGCGGGGGCGGGCACGTCCGGTCTGCCGGTGGTGACCGCCACCAGCGAGGCCGCCGCGCTGTACGACGACGAGGCGGGCGGCAACTCCGACGCGGACGACCCGGCGATCTGGCGGAACGCCGCCGACCCCGGGCGCAGCCTCGTCGTGGCCACCGCCAAGGAAGGCGGACTGAAGGTCTACGACCTGGGCGCCCGCCTGGTGCAGTCGCTGTCCGCCCCGAAGCCGCCCGCCGAGGACGACGCCCCGGGCCGCTTCAACAACGTCGACCTCGTCTCCGGCCTGCGCACCTCCGCCGGCCGCACCGACGTGGCGGTGGTGACCGACCGGGGCAACGACCGCCTCCGGATCTACCGCATCGACCTGTCCCGTCCCGGCGGCCCCCTGACCGATGTCACCGACCCGGCGGCCGCGCCCGTGTTCTCCGCCGACCAGAGCGAGATCAACGACCAGCGGACCGCGTACGGCCTGGCCACCTGGACGAACAAGGCGACCGGACGGACGTACGCGCTGGTCAGCCAGCGGGAGCGGACCCGGCTCGCGCTGCTCGAGCTGGTTCCGGCGGCGGGCGGCAAGGTCGGCTACCGCAAGGTGCGCACACTGGACCTGCCGTCGTCCTTCAAGCTGCCCGACGGCACGTCGTGGAGTGCGTGCGCAGAGCCCGGCGAACTCCCGCAGGTCGAAGGCATGGTCGTCGACCCGGCCACCGGCACGCTCTACGCGGGCCAGGAGGACATCGGCATCTGGCGGCTGCGCGCCGACCTCACCGGCAAGCCGGTCCTGGTCGACAGGACGAAGGAGTTCGGCGTCCCCGGCGTCTACGACGAGGCGACCGAGGAGTGCGTGCTTGGCGCGGACCCCGGCTACGGCGGCAAGCGCCTGTCGGCCGACGTCGAGGGCCTGACCCTGCTCCAGCAGCGGGGTGGCGCCGGATACCTGCTCGCCTCCAGCCAGGGCGACAACACCTTCGCGCTGTACGACCGTGACGTTCGTAAGAGCAACGCCTACGAGGGCGGCTTCCGCGTCGGTGCCGCCTCGGAGACCCTCGACAGCGTGGAGGAGTGCGACGGCGCCGCCATCCTGAACGCCCCGCTGGGCAAGCGTTATCCGCGCGGCCTGCTCGTCGTGCAGGACGGCCAGGAGACCCCGGAGGTGCCGGACGGGGAGGGCGGCACGCGTACGGCGACGGGCTTCAAGTTCGTCGACCTGGGGGCCGTGGTGGACGCGGCCGGCCTGTGA
- a CDS encoding NAD-binding protein, with translation MVVAGDDALAHRLAAELRGVYGEQVTLVVPPAHRSVRPPVVGRTRATALFDRVSAAVNRAAGNGDPATARTSEPPGTERVLEAAELTEAVLAEASVERAAALALVYDDDETNIRAALTARRLNPRIRLVLRLYNRRLGHHIEALLDQASALAAAGADGADDGGEGFDASTTVLSDADTAAPALAATAVAGTSKVVQTDGLMLRAVERPPPAPGEVADPGLCTLALLSTTASDPAGADGSESSGTQGPRLLPDEEAVAAATGRGTVVLENVSYSGPSSPPGRSVVPFGSLMSRRLRWSFAGLVACVVGLAVASMLVTGDHPLRATYLTLLDLFGINDPAIGRPMGEQVLQLFSGLIGLLLLPVLLAAVLEALGTFRSGSALRRPPRGLSGHVVLLGVGKIGTRVLARLRELHIPVVCVEADPEARGLALARRLRVPVVLGDVTQEGVLEAAKIHRAHALLALTSADTTNLEAALYARTVRPDLRVVLRLYDDDFATAVYRTLRAAHPGALTRSRSVSHLAAPAFAGAMMGRQILGAIPVERRVLLFAAVDVGGHAQLEGRTVGEAFRAGAWRVLALDTDPRSASSPRAPRAPGSSSGLVWDLPSTYVLRAEDRVVLAATRRGLAELLGRRARERAGA, from the coding sequence ATGGTTGTCGCCGGGGACGACGCCCTGGCGCACCGGCTGGCCGCCGAACTGCGCGGAGTGTACGGGGAGCAGGTGACCCTGGTCGTGCCGCCCGCCCATCGGAGTGTGCGGCCGCCGGTGGTGGGACGGACACGGGCCACCGCTCTGTTCGACCGGGTGTCCGCCGCGGTGAACCGGGCCGCCGGGAACGGTGACCCGGCGACCGCCCGGACGTCCGAACCACCCGGCACGGAAAGGGTGTTGGAAGCCGCCGAACTCACCGAGGCGGTGCTCGCCGAGGCCAGTGTGGAGCGGGCCGCCGCGCTGGCGCTGGTGTACGACGACGACGAGACGAACATCCGGGCCGCGCTCACCGCCCGGCGGCTCAACCCGCGGATCCGGCTGGTCCTGCGCCTCTACAACCGTCGCCTCGGCCACCACATCGAGGCGCTCCTCGACCAGGCCTCGGCGCTGGCCGCCGCGGGAGCCGACGGCGCTGACGATGGCGGCGAAGGGTTCGACGCGTCCACCACCGTCCTGTCCGACGCCGACACCGCCGCGCCCGCGCTGGCCGCGACCGCCGTGGCCGGCACCAGCAAGGTCGTCCAGACGGACGGGCTGATGCTGCGCGCGGTGGAACGGCCGCCGCCCGCGCCCGGAGAGGTCGCCGATCCCGGACTGTGCACGCTGGCACTGCTGTCCACCACGGCCAGCGACCCCGCGGGCGCCGACGGGTCCGAGAGCAGCGGTACGCAGGGCCCCCGGCTGCTGCCCGACGAAGAGGCGGTGGCCGCCGCGACCGGGCGCGGAACCGTCGTACTGGAGAACGTCTCCTACTCCGGTCCCTCCTCGCCCCCGGGGCGCAGCGTCGTGCCGTTCGGCTCACTGATGTCGCGGCGGCTGCGGTGGTCGTTCGCCGGGCTCGTGGCGTGCGTGGTCGGTCTCGCGGTCGCGTCGATGCTGGTTACCGGGGACCATCCGCTGCGTGCGACCTACCTGACGCTGCTCGACCTCTTCGGCATCAACGACCCCGCGATCGGGCGGCCGATGGGGGAACAGGTCCTTCAACTCTTCTCCGGGCTCATCGGGTTGCTGCTCCTTCCGGTGCTGCTCGCCGCCGTCCTCGAGGCGCTCGGTACGTTCCGCAGCGGGTCCGCGCTGCGCCGGCCGCCGCGCGGGCTGTCCGGGCACGTGGTGCTGCTCGGGGTCGGCAAGATCGGCACGCGCGTGCTGGCGCGCCTGCGTGAGCTGCACATTCCCGTGGTGTGCGTCGAGGCCGATCCCGAGGCCCGGGGGCTGGCGCTGGCCCGGCGGCTGCGGGTGCCCGTGGTGCTCGGCGATGTGACGCAGGAAGGCGTACTGGAGGCCGCGAAGATCCATCGGGCCCATGCGCTGCTCGCGCTGACCAGCGCGGACACGACGAATCTGGAGGCCGCGTTGTACGCCCGTACCGTGCGGCCCGATCTGCGGGTCGTACTGCGGCTGTACGACGACGACTTCGCGACCGCCGTGTACCGGACGCTGCGGGCCGCGCACCCGGGGGCCCTCACCCGGAGCCGGAGTGTGTCCCATCTGGCCGCGCCCGCGTTCGCCGGGGCGATGATGGGGCGGCAGATTCTCGGGGCGATTCCTGTGGAGCGGCGGGTGCTGCTGTTCGCGGCCGTGGATGTGGGCGGGCATGCGCAGTTGGAGGGGCGGACTGTCGGGGAGGCGTTTCGGGCGGGGGCGTGGCGGGTGCTCGCGCTGGACACCGACCCGAGGTCGGCGTCGTCCCCCAGGGCCCCCAGAGCCCCCGGGTCCTCTTCGGGGCTTGTGTGGGACCTTCCCTCTACGTATGTGCTGCGGGCCGAGGACCGGGTGGTGCTGGCCGCGACGCGGCGGGGGTTGGCGGAGTTGCTGGGGCGGAGGGCTCGGGAGCGGGCGGGGGCGTAG
- a CDS encoding SURF1 family protein → MYRFLLTPRWWGINVFVLLAIPFCVFMGSWQLGRFEDRVQTSRDASEQAEAAKTEAARPLAELLPVDKNTSGKQATATGRYAEQLLVPDREVDDKRGFYVLTLLRTDDGRALPVVRGWLPGDADPAKAPAPPAGEVTVTGALQASESPGSNGVSAVGGLPKGQTGAISSASLVNLVPYKMYDAWITLAKADSGMMAVPATAAQDTGLDLKAFQNLGYTGEWFVFAGFVVFMWFRLLRREVEFARDAELGLVPDEEPAPDTAGTPVS, encoded by the coding sequence GTGTACCGGTTCCTGCTGACGCCCCGCTGGTGGGGGATCAACGTCTTCGTGCTGTTGGCCATCCCCTTCTGCGTGTTCATGGGGTCATGGCAGTTGGGGCGGTTCGAGGACCGGGTGCAGACCAGCCGGGACGCCAGTGAGCAGGCCGAGGCGGCGAAGACGGAGGCGGCCCGGCCGCTCGCCGAGCTGCTGCCCGTGGACAAGAACACGTCCGGCAAGCAGGCCACCGCGACCGGCCGGTACGCCGAGCAGCTGCTCGTGCCGGACCGCGAGGTGGACGACAAGCGCGGCTTCTACGTACTGACGCTGCTGCGGACCGACGACGGCAGGGCGCTGCCCGTCGTCCGGGGCTGGCTGCCCGGCGACGCGGACCCGGCGAAGGCCCCGGCCCCGCCGGCCGGCGAGGTCACGGTGACGGGCGCGCTCCAGGCGTCCGAGAGCCCGGGGTCGAACGGGGTGAGCGCTGTCGGCGGGCTGCCCAAGGGCCAGACCGGCGCGATCAGCTCGGCGTCGCTGGTGAACCTGGTGCCGTACAAGATGTACGACGCCTGGATCACCCTCGCCAAGGCCGACAGCGGGATGATGGCGGTTCCCGCGACCGCGGCGCAGGACACCGGCCTCGACCTGAAGGCGTTCCAGAACCTCGGCTACACCGGTGAGTGGTTCGTCTTCGCGGGCTTCGTGGTCTTCATGTGGTTCCGGCTGCTGCGCCGCGAGGTGGAGTTCGCCCGGGACGCGGAACTGGGCCTGGTCCCGGACGAGGAGCCGGCACCGGACACCGCCGGTACGCCGGTCTCGTAG
- a CDS encoding aspartate kinase translates to MGLVVQKYGGSSVADAEGIKRVAKRIVEAKKNGHQVVVVVSAMGDTTDELIDLAEQVSPMPSGREFDMLLTAGERISMALLAMAIKNLGHSAQSFTGSQAGVITDSVHNKARIIDVTPGRIRTALDEGNIAIVAGFQGVSQDKKDITTLGRGGSDTTAVALAAALDAEVCEIYTDVDGVFTADPRVVKKAQKIDWIAFEDMLELAASGSKVLLHRCVEYARRYNIPIHVRSSFSGLQGTWVSSEPPVRKTQQQGDQKVEQAIISGVAHDTSEAKITVVGVPDKPGEAASIFRAIADAEINIDMIVQNVSAATTGLTDISFTLPKTEGRKAIDALEKAKSVIGFDSLRYDDQIGKISLVGAGMKTNPGVTAGFFEALTDANVNIELISTSEIRISVVTRADDVNEAVRAVHSAFGLDSDSDEAVVYGGTGR, encoded by the coding sequence GTGGGCCTTGTCGTGCAGAAGTACGGAGGTTCCTCCGTAGCCGATGCCGAGGGCATCAAGCGTGTCGCCAAGCGGATCGTGGAAGCGAAGAAGAACGGCCACCAGGTGGTCGTGGTCGTTTCCGCGATGGGCGACACGACGGACGAGCTGATCGATCTCGCCGAGCAGGTATCTCCGATGCCCAGCGGGCGAGAGTTCGACATGCTGCTGACCGCGGGAGAGCGGATCTCCATGGCGCTCCTTGCCATGGCGATCAAAAACCTGGGCCACAGCGCCCAGTCGTTCACCGGCAGCCAGGCGGGTGTCATCACCGACTCGGTCCACAACAAAGCGCGGATCATCGACGTCACGCCGGGCCGTATCCGTACGGCGCTCGACGAGGGCAACATCGCCATCGTCGCCGGGTTCCAGGGCGTCTCGCAGGACAAGAAGGACATCACCACGCTCGGCCGCGGTGGCTCCGACACGACCGCCGTCGCGCTGGCGGCGGCCCTCGACGCCGAGGTCTGCGAGATCTACACCGACGTGGACGGCGTGTTCACCGCCGACCCGCGGGTGGTCAAGAAGGCACAGAAGATCGACTGGATCGCCTTCGAGGACATGCTGGAGCTGGCGGCCTCCGGGTCCAAGGTGCTGCTCCACCGCTGTGTGGAATACGCGCGCCGCTACAACATCCCGATCCATGTGCGCTCGTCCTTCAGCGGACTGCAGGGCACCTGGGTCAGCAGCGAACCACCCGTTCGAAAGACACAGCAGCAAGGGGACCAGAAGGTGGAGCAGGCCATCATCTCGGGTGTCGCTCACGACACCTCCGAGGCCAAGATCACGGTCGTCGGCGTCCCGGACAAGCCCGGTGAGGCCGCCTCGATCTTCCGCGCCATCGCCGACGCCGAGATCAACATCGACATGATCGTGCAGAACGTGTCCGCGGCCACCACGGGCCTCACCGACATCTCCTTCACCCTCCCCAAGACCGAGGGCCGCAAGGCCATCGACGCTCTGGAGAAGGCGAAGAGCGTCATCGGCTTCGACTCGCTGCGCTACGACGACCAGATCGGCAAGATCTCGCTCGTCGGCGCCGGCATGAAGACGAACCCGGGTGTCACGGCCGGCTTCTTCGAGGCCCTGACCGACGCCAATGTGAACATCGAGCTGATCTCGACCTCCGAGATCCGCATCTCGGTCGTCACCCGAGCCGACGACGTCAACGAGGCGGTGCGCGCCGTGCACTCCGCCTTCGGGCTCGACTCCGACAGCGACGAGGCCGTCGTCTACGGGGGCACGGGCCGCTGA